The following proteins are encoded in a genomic region of Propionispora vibrioides:
- a CDS encoding DMT family transporter, which translates to MREYLGSLYLIAAASIWGGMYVVSKQVLAVVEPLELVWLRYVVALAALVVMGLATGQSWKVRRRDVPLILLIGLIGYCISIWAQFAGTQLSSAQMGAVITSATPAFMVVFARWLLNERITVRKAAAVALATAGVLLIVGGGDGSGSFQLGGAVLVVAALTWALMSVLVKRVPNGYSALVVTTYGILTAALVMTPFVLGRNDLVRLVADSLTVWPGLLYLGIVSTAGAFYFWNKGLQLVDAARGGLYFFFQPLVGTLLGWLFLGEQVGWTFWLGVGGILSGVLLVIRE; encoded by the coding sequence TTGAGGGAATATCTTGGATCGTTGTATTTAATAGCCGCCGCCAGTATTTGGGGCGGTATGTATGTGGTTAGCAAACAGGTACTGGCTGTCGTTGAACCGTTGGAACTGGTCTGGCTGCGTTATGTGGTAGCGCTGGCGGCACTGGTGGTCATGGGGTTGGCAACCGGCCAGTCCTGGAAGGTTCGGCGCCGGGATGTGCCGCTTATTTTGCTGATCGGCCTGATCGGCTACTGCATTTCGATTTGGGCCCAGTTTGCCGGAACGCAGCTTTCTTCCGCTCAGATGGGGGCGGTCATTACCTCGGCGACACCGGCCTTTATGGTGGTATTTGCCCGCTGGCTGCTTAACGAGCGGATTACGGTGCGAAAAGCCGCGGCCGTTGCGCTGGCAACCGCCGGTGTGCTGCTGATTGTCGGTGGCGGTGACGGGAGCGGTTCGTTTCAACTGGGCGGTGCGGTACTGGTGGTGGCAGCGTTGACCTGGGCCTTGATGTCGGTGCTGGTCAAGCGGGTGCCGAACGGTTATTCGGCACTGGTGGTCACTACCTATGGCATTTTGACGGCCGCCTTAGTTATGACTCCCTTTGTTCTGGGCCGGAACGACCTGGTGCGGCTGGTAGCAGACAGCCTGACGGTTTGGCCGGGGCTTTTGTATCTGGGCATTGTATCCACAGCCGGTGCCTTTTATTTTTGGAATAAGGGGTTGCAGTTAGTGGATGCCGCCCGAGGCGGTTTGTATTTTTTCTTTCAGCCCCTGGTGGGAACTCTGCTGGGTTGGCTGTTTCTCGGGGAACAGGTGGGCTGGACTTTCTGGCTGGGAGTGGGTGGCATTCTCAGTGGGGTTCTGCTGGTCATCCGGGAATAG
- a CDS encoding TVP38/TMEM64 family protein: MTQPEFIHRLMRYVVHGDVRGSIAFIQSYGPYAILVAFVLVVLVNIVAVLPNIFLLAANGILFGVTWGTVISWLGESLGVIISFLLMRYLFHDWAHAIIERSEGLKKIDEFSGRRGFVIMLFARCIPYIPSGLITALGAVSSIRIRDYAVATLIGKLPSAAIEVTMGHDLLLYRQHSPRLFILAALSVAAYFVFLHYKKVFEHKDPE; encoded by the coding sequence GTGACACAGCCTGAATTCATTCACCGGCTGATGCGCTACGTTGTGCATGGCGATGTCCGAGGCAGTATTGCTTTCATTCAGTCTTACGGACCGTATGCGATTCTGGTTGCCTTTGTTTTGGTAGTCCTGGTCAATATCGTGGCCGTATTGCCGAATATTTTTCTGTTGGCCGCTAACGGTATATTATTTGGGGTGACCTGGGGAACCGTCATTTCCTGGCTGGGTGAGTCGCTGGGCGTGATCATCAGCTTTTTGCTGATGCGTTATCTGTTCCATGACTGGGCCCATGCCATTATTGAACGAAGCGAAGGTTTAAAAAAGATAGACGAGTTCAGCGGCCGGCGGGGATTTGTGATTATGCTGTTTGCCCGCTGTATTCCCTATATTCCTTCCGGCCTGATTACCGCCTTGGGCGCCGTGAGCAGTATCCGGATTAGGGATTATGCGGTGGCCACGCTGATCGGAAAGCTGCCTTCGGCAGCTATCGAGGTAACTATGGGGCATGATTTGCTTTTGTACCGGCAGCATTCGCCCCGGCTGTTTATTCTGGCGGCGCTATCGGTAGCAGCCTATTTCGTTTTTTTGCACTATAAAAAGGTCTTTGAGCACAAAGACCCGGAATAA
- a CDS encoding acyl-CoA thioesterase produces MSTKTVGQSKVIMSSVMLPEHANPAGHVHGGEIIKLMDTAAAVVARRHARTNVVTARVDELEFHHPIFIGNVVTCHGQLTFVGKSSMEISITVTMEDLSKEEPAKTALTAFFTFVALDENGRPHPVPTLEITSEEEACLFEQGKQRYLAYKQKKARPAACQVTLEQQ; encoded by the coding sequence ATGAGTACAAAAACAGTCGGCCAGTCCAAGGTGATTATGTCCTCGGTCATGCTGCCGGAGCACGCCAATCCCGCCGGTCATGTCCACGGCGGCGAAATCATAAAACTGATGGACACGGCGGCCGCCGTCGTCGCCCGGCGGCATGCCCGCACCAATGTCGTCACCGCCCGGGTTGACGAGTTGGAATTCCATCATCCCATCTTTATCGGCAACGTGGTTACCTGCCACGGACAATTAACCTTTGTCGGCAAAAGCTCGATGGAAATATCCATTACCGTGACGATGGAGGATTTGTCGAAAGAGGAACCGGCCAAAACGGCGCTGACCGCCTTCTTTACCTTTGTGGCTCTGGATGAAAACGGCAGACCGCACCCGGTTCCCACTCTGGAAATCACCAGCGAGGAAGAAGCCTGTCTGTTTGAACAGGGAAAGCAGCGCTATCTGGCGTACAAGCAGAAAAAGGCCCGCCCTGCCGCTTGTCAGGTGACCCTGGAACAGCAATAA
- a CDS encoding MATE family efflux transporter: MAEHWPGGFFNNGVLLIEQTYSWRQKAATLLSILYPIFITQLAYCAINFFDTTMSGHASPDDLAGVAIGSNLWMPVFTAVGGVLLAVTPIMAQLHGAKRSVEVPAVVAQGIYLALLLAAATIGLGAVTVTALLGQLNLEPAVFSIAQRFLGAIALGVAPFFVNMVLRNFIDALGYTRVTMLIALCALPINICLNYILVFGKFGFPRLGGVGSGYASALTYWCITIMSVLVVQKVAPFRDYRLLTNWSRPSWPALKEQLGIGLPIGIAIFCETSIFGVVALFMSHFGTLTIAAHQAAINFVSLIYMLPLSISMALTIVVGFETGARRLGDARQYGFLGIGTAVCLALISAGVLVLYNEPVAALYSDDSAVKLLIQSFLVYAAFFQLSDAVAAPIQGILRGYKDVTVTFVMALVSYWVIGLPVGYWLAGDSSYGAYGYWIGFIVGLAAGAVGLAVRLSYVQRRTSRLTEE, translated from the coding sequence TTGGCGGAACACTGGCCCGGCGGATTTTTCAACAACGGGGTGTTACTTATCGAACAGACATATTCCTGGCGACAAAAGGCGGCTACGCTGCTGTCTATTTTATATCCGATCTTTATTACGCAGCTTGCTTATTGCGCTATTAACTTTTTTGATACGACCATGTCCGGTCACGCCAGTCCGGATGATCTGGCCGGGGTGGCCATTGGCAGCAATCTGTGGATGCCTGTCTTTACCGCCGTGGGTGGCGTGCTGCTGGCCGTGACTCCGATCATGGCCCAGCTTCATGGTGCCAAGCGTTCGGTTGAGGTTCCTGCTGTAGTCGCCCAGGGAATTTATCTGGCGCTGCTGCTGGCTGCCGCTACCATTGGCCTGGGAGCGGTCACCGTTACGGCATTGCTTGGGCAGTTAAACCTGGAACCAGCCGTATTTTCCATTGCCCAGCGTTTTCTGGGAGCTATCGCGCTGGGGGTAGCGCCTTTTTTTGTCAACATGGTGCTGCGTAATTTTATTGATGCCCTGGGCTATACGCGGGTGACCATGCTGATTGCGCTGTGTGCGCTGCCGATCAATATCTGTTTAAATTATATTCTGGTCTTCGGCAAGTTTGGCTTTCCCCGGCTGGGCGGCGTTGGCTCCGGCTATGCCTCGGCCCTGACGTATTGGTGCATCACCATCATGAGTGTGCTGGTGGTGCAAAAGGTGGCACCATTCCGGGATTACCGGCTATTGACCAACTGGTCCCGTCCGTCCTGGCCGGCGCTAAAGGAACAACTGGGCATCGGTTTGCCCATCGGCATTGCCATTTTTTGTGAGACCAGTATTTTTGGCGTAGTCGCCTTATTTATGTCCCATTTTGGGACGCTGACCATCGCCGCCCATCAGGCGGCCATTAACTTTGTTTCTTTAATTTATATGCTGCCTTTAAGCATTTCCATGGCTCTGACCATTGTCGTCGGGTTTGAGACAGGCGCCCGGCGCTTAGGCGATGCCCGGCAGTACGGTTTTCTCGGCATCGGCACGGCTGTCTGTCTGGCACTGATTTCAGCCGGTGTGTTGGTTTTATATAACGAGCCTGTGGCCGCTTTGTATTCGGACGACTCTGCCGTAAAGCTGCTGATTCAGTCCTTCCTGGTGTACGCCGCCTTTTTTCAATTGTCCGATGCGGTGGCGGCGCCTATCCAGGGAATACTGCGGGGCTACAAGGATGTGACGGTTACTTTTGTAATGGCGCTGGTTTCTTACTGGGTCATCGGCCTGCCGGTCGGTTATTGGCTGGCCGGAGACAGCAGCTATGGCGCTTACGGTTACTGGATCGGCTTTATTGTCGGCCTGGCTGCCGGTGCGGTCGGTCTGGCCGTTCGGCTGTCCTATGTGCAACGCCGGACTAGCCGGTTAACTGAGGAATAA
- a CDS encoding YigZ family protein: MQTNYRTVAGSGEASYEISKSRFLTYVGRAETETEAAQFIVTIKKKHWDATHNCSAYIIGDNEQYQKADDDGEPSGTAGRPILEVLKKAALTNTVIVVTRYFGGIKLGAGGLIRAYGKAAAVGLAAAGLVERRLHTTMAIEADYTLQGVLENNLRLNGYPIIAKEYYEKVKILTLESCGNETVLEEKVTDWTAATARVTRLQPQYVDIPCTPE; this comes from the coding sequence ATGCAGACAAACTATCGTACTGTGGCCGGTTCCGGCGAAGCCTCCTACGAGATCAGCAAATCGCGGTTTCTGACTTATGTCGGCCGGGCTGAAACCGAGACAGAGGCGGCTCAGTTCATTGTAACTATCAAAAAGAAGCACTGGGATGCTACTCATAACTGCTCGGCCTATATCATCGGCGACAACGAGCAATACCAGAAGGCTGATGACGACGGCGAGCCAAGCGGCACGGCCGGCCGCCCCATTCTGGAGGTTCTGAAAAAGGCGGCCCTGACCAATACAGTAATCGTCGTCACCCGCTATTTCGGCGGCATCAAGCTGGGAGCCGGCGGGCTGATCCGCGCCTATGGCAAGGCTGCTGCCGTCGGACTGGCCGCTGCCGGACTGGTGGAGCGCCGGCTGCATACCACGATGGCTATCGAAGCCGATTATACACTGCAGGGCGTCCTGGAAAACAACCTGCGCTTAAACGGCTATCCGATTATCGCCAAGGAATACTATGAAAAAGTCAAAATTCTCACCCTGGAAAGCTGCGGCAATGAGACGGTTCTGGAGGAAAAGGTGACCGACTGGACGGCCGCCACCGCCCGGGTAACCCGCCTGCAGCCACAATATGTGGACATTCCCTGTACACCGGAATGA
- a CDS encoding LTA synthase family protein, protein MELQTRTADGNKFSAFFSQLKQKLKARQMAEHYVLLYAVLSVLIKSVIVVGIVNQTNFLIHSWIQVAYVVPTYSVYFSFMFIFLSFAFLLRERKRLWYIVAFDIACSLMLLFDLWYFRAFGTFISIHIVKQYVNLPNLSGSILSIISREDIALFIDLPFLVYWVMKRPNLYLQAKRAVPVCLALIAVSSVYLSYAHYVYDLSDERGKRQYLFEMCWAPTQTITDLSPLGYHLFEAYNYLTECQQLVLSDADRQEIEGWYTQKQENLPGNLYKGMFKGKNLIVIQVESLETFYLKNELDGQELTPNLNRLLKHSIFFPEFFEQVNVGTTSDAEFMANTSVYPVRMGATYFRYPDNTYNSLPKLFDRRGYSVMAAHPDNRGYWNWMHAMHSIGYDNCIDSNYFVADEIIGLGLSDASFLRQLEPFIKEQQQPFFTFLITLTNHGPFELPDKYKVLSVDKKFAGTKMGASFHTVRYTDEQIGKFLDKLDADGLLDNTVVVIYGDHNGVHKFYSEEIPTIKPADDWWFSNNHRVPFLIYQKNMAGEEVWTRGGHIDILPTIAYIMGIDEAEYARTAMGRNLLNTNKDFAVLVDGQVVGEAGSPAEKDHAVRGLEVADKIIRSSYFGKR, encoded by the coding sequence ATGGAGTTACAGACAAGGACGGCAGACGGTAATAAATTTTCGGCGTTTTTCAGCCAGCTTAAGCAAAAGCTGAAGGCGCGGCAAATGGCCGAACATTATGTGCTGCTGTATGCGGTATTATCCGTTTTAATCAAGTCCGTGATTGTTGTCGGTATTGTCAATCAGACAAATTTTCTGATTCATTCCTGGATTCAGGTAGCTTATGTGGTTCCGACTTATTCGGTTTATTTTTCGTTTATGTTCATTTTCCTTTCTTTCGCTTTTTTGTTGCGTGAAAGAAAGCGGCTTTGGTATATTGTCGCTTTTGATATAGCCTGCTCATTGATGCTGCTGTTTGATTTATGGTATTTTAGAGCTTTTGGCACCTTTATTTCGATTCATATCGTCAAACAGTACGTCAATTTGCCCAATCTTTCCGGCAGTATTCTGTCGATTATCAGCCGGGAGGATATCGCCTTATTTATCGACCTGCCTTTTTTGGTGTACTGGGTTATGAAACGACCGAACTTGTACCTCCAGGCCAAACGGGCAGTTCCGGTCTGCCTCGCGCTGATTGCCGTGTCCAGCGTCTATTTGTCCTATGCCCATTATGTGTATGACCTTTCGGATGAACGGGGTAAAAGGCAGTATCTGTTTGAAATGTGCTGGGCGCCAACCCAGACGATTACCGATCTTTCGCCGCTGGGCTATCATTTGTTTGAGGCGTACAACTATCTGACTGAATGCCAGCAGCTTGTGCTGAGCGATGCCGACCGGCAGGAAATTGAGGGCTGGTATACGCAGAAGCAGGAAAATCTGCCGGGCAATTTGTATAAAGGCATGTTTAAGGGCAAAAACCTGATTGTTATTCAGGTGGAGTCGCTGGAAACCTTCTATCTAAAGAACGAACTGGACGGGCAGGAGCTTACACCGAATTTAAACCGCCTGCTTAAGCATAGCATTTTCTTCCCCGAGTTTTTCGAACAGGTCAATGTGGGAACAACCTCCGATGCTGAGTTCATGGCTAATACGTCGGTGTACCCGGTCCGCATGGGCGCTACCTATTTCCGCTATCCTGACAATACTTACAATTCGCTGCCCAAGCTGTTTGACCGGCGCGGCTACTCGGTCATGGCCGCCCACCCCGATAACCGGGGCTATTGGAACTGGATGCATGCCATGCATTCCATCGGTTACGACAATTGTATTGATTCCAACTATTTTGTGGCCGATGAGATTATCGGCCTGGGCCTAAGCGACGCTTCTTTTCTACGCCAGCTTGAGCCGTTTATCAAGGAACAGCAGCAGCCATTCTTTACCTTTCTGATTACGCTGACCAATCATGGACCCTTTGAACTGCCGGACAAGTACAAGGTACTTTCGGTAGATAAGAAGTTCGCGGGGACCAAAATGGGAGCCAGCTTCCATACTGTGCGGTATACGGATGAACAGATTGGTAAATTCCTGGACAAACTGGATGCCGATGGCTTGTTGGATAACACGGTGGTTGTCATTTATGGCGATCATAACGGGGTACATAAATTCTACAGCGAGGAAATTCCCACTATCAAGCCAGCCGACGACTGGTGGTTTTCTAACAATCACCGGGTGCCTTTCCTTATTTATCAAAAAAACATGGCCGGCGAGGAAGTCTGGACCCGCGGCGGGCATATTGATATTCTGCCGACTATTGCCTATATCATGGGGATTGATGAGGCAGAATACGCCCGGACGGCGATGGGCCGCAATCTCCTAAATACCAACAAGGATTTTGCCGTGCTGGTGGACGGGCAGGTTGTCGGGGAAGCCGGCAGCCCGGCGGAAAAGGATCATGCCGTACGGGGACTGGAAGTAGCCGATAAGATTATCCGGAGCAGTTATTTTGGTAAGCGTTGA
- a CDS encoding diguanylate cyclase, with translation MNRLHSVLLSAIKNHSLKSRLIVWNLGIVLLLTIVLSAIYCWNERERTYEAAERLLLQAMSMQLQSVQNWYRERAADVTVLSRLDSVRSHDKARMLADFHSNLNSSQDFSSYTYADKDGITELDTLFPPGVNIQDRDYFRASLEGKPFVSDILAGKMTGRNLLVFANPVFDYNNQLNGLVFASVSVDTLGIIMQGFHPSESSKGYLLDGKGSIIAASRLDATDKGTIKNNQGFLRAKNKLSGIGVYQDHRGRQVIGSYQWIPEYNVIILCEIDEAEALAPYYQQIQHLLWGAVLVLFTTLLLTWLLALNLGQPIVHLSAAAQRVQNHDYSQPIPEYSYLTSPNELRRFCIAFNSMMGTIREHVALLHSSNQALSQAESKYRLLSTRDQLTGLYNRTYFETQWDHLTAAQQVPLSLVVCDVDGLKLINDTLGHQAGDELIRTFARLLADSFRLEDIIARIGGDEFIVLLPGATEITVRTCLDKLGTSLNMYNTLRPELPIAASTGSATATQPSELNQLLNQADDMMYQNKEKNRKKTRQILLSTLIQTAELRDHHHTAHADAIQQWSSLIGEKLQLTRREMQQLSLAAQYHDVGKVGIAKDILIKPGPLTEREWLEIKRHPEIGSRIAKAIPELFNVSDFIAAHHERWDGTGYPCGIEGPKIPLLSRIIAITDAYDAMQRTTPYRQAKTTEEAQLELRRCAGSQFDPELVQVFLTVLEPTA, from the coding sequence ATGAACCGCTTACATTCGGTGCTATTGTCAGCTATCAAAAACCATTCCTTAAAGTCCCGCCTGATCGTCTGGAATCTTGGCATCGTATTGCTGCTAACCATCGTACTGTCCGCCATTTATTGCTGGAATGAAAGGGAGCGGACTTATGAAGCGGCCGAACGGCTGCTGCTGCAGGCCATGAGCATGCAGCTTCAGTCGGTGCAGAACTGGTACCGGGAGCGGGCCGCGGATGTGACAGTACTATCCCGGCTCGATTCAGTCCGTTCCCACGACAAGGCAAGGATGCTCGCCGATTTTCACTCCAACCTGAACAGCAGCCAGGATTTTTCCAGCTATACATACGCTGACAAAGACGGTATCACCGAGCTGGACACCTTGTTTCCTCCCGGCGTCAACATACAGGACCGTGATTATTTCCGGGCTTCGCTGGAGGGAAAACCCTTTGTCAGCGACATATTGGCCGGCAAGATGACCGGCCGCAATCTTTTAGTCTTTGCCAATCCGGTCTTCGACTACAACAACCAACTGAACGGCCTGGTATTCGCCTCTGTTTCGGTCGATACACTGGGCATTATTATGCAGGGCTTCCACCCCAGCGAAAGCAGCAAAGGCTATCTTCTGGACGGTAAAGGCTCCATTATTGCCGCCTCCCGGCTGGACGCCACCGATAAAGGTACGATTAAAAACAACCAGGGCTTCCTGCGGGCCAAAAATAAACTATCCGGCATTGGTGTCTACCAAGACCATCGCGGACGACAAGTCATCGGCTCCTATCAATGGATTCCCGAGTATAACGTGATTATCCTTTGTGAAATCGACGAGGCGGAAGCGCTCGCCCCCTACTACCAGCAAATCCAGCACCTCCTGTGGGGTGCCGTGCTGGTACTCTTCACCACCTTGCTCTTAACCTGGCTGCTGGCGCTAAATCTGGGACAACCCATTGTTCACCTGTCAGCGGCCGCTCAACGGGTGCAAAACCACGACTACTCGCAGCCCATCCCGGAATACAGCTATCTGACGTCGCCTAACGAACTACGCCGCTTCTGCATCGCCTTCAACAGCATGATGGGCACCATCCGGGAGCATGTTGCGCTGCTGCATAGCAGCAACCAGGCACTGTCCCAGGCCGAATCCAAATACCGCCTGCTCAGTACCCGTGATCAGCTCACCGGACTGTATAATCGGACCTATTTTGAAACGCAGTGGGATCACCTGACCGCGGCCCAGCAAGTCCCGCTCAGTCTGGTCGTCTGTGATGTGGACGGTTTGAAATTAATTAACGATACACTGGGGCACCAGGCCGGCGACGAACTGATCCGCACCTTTGCCCGGCTGCTGGCCGACAGCTTCCGTCTGGAAGACATCATTGCCCGGATCGGCGGCGATGAATTCATCGTATTACTGCCCGGTGCCACCGAAATAACCGTCCGCACCTGCCTGGACAAGCTGGGAACCTCCCTGAATATGTACAATACCCTGCGCCCCGAGCTGCCTATCGCCGCCTCCACCGGCAGCGCCACGGCCACGCAGCCGTCAGAGTTGAACCAGCTTCTCAACCAGGCCGATGATATGATGTATCAAAACAAAGAGAAAAACCGCAAAAAAACACGGCAAATCCTATTATCCACCCTCATCCAGACAGCCGAGCTGCGGGATCATCATCATACGGCCCACGCCGATGCCATCCAGCAATGGTCTTCCCTGATCGGTGAAAAACTGCAGCTTACCAGGCGGGAAATGCAGCAACTGTCCCTGGCCGCTCAGTATCATGATGTGGGAAAAGTCGGCATCGCCAAGGATATCCTGATAAAACCCGGACCGCTGACCGAACGGGAATGGCTGGAAATCAAGCGGCATCCGGAAATCGGCAGCCGGATCGCCAAAGCCATCCCCGAACTGTTTAATGTGTCCGACTTTATCGCCGCCCACCATGAGCGCTGGGATGGTACCGGTTATCCCTGTGGTATTGAGGGCCCTAAAATCCCGCTGCTCAGCCGCATCATCGCCATCACCGACGCCTATGACGCCATGCAGCGTACTACGCCGTACCGGCAGGCTAAAACTACCGAAGAGGCACAGCTCGAACTCCGGCGCTGCGCCGGCAGCCAGTTCGACCCCGAACTGGTCCAGGTCTTTCTAACCGTGCTGGAACCGACCGCGTAA
- a CDS encoding Nramp family divalent metal transporter, which translates to MRYLGPGILVTVGFIDPGNWAANIAAGADYGYLLLWMVTLSTVMLIVLQHNVAHLGIATGYCLSEAATIFLPKWLSRLVLLSAVGAAIATAVAEILGAAIALRILFDLPLLVGTVAAALTSGVLLLTSSYQRLEKWIVGFVSLIGFSFLLELSLANIDWLQAARGWVTPDIPPGAMPIVMSVLGAVVMPHNLFLHSEIIQSRQWNLEDEAMIQKQLKYEFFDTLFSMLLGWAINSAMILVAAATFYQAGLHVDTLEQAEQMLRPLLGNTASVIFALALLFAGFSSTSTAGMAAGSIFAGIFREPYNIKDVHTRWGVALTYFFAVLVIYFISDPFIGLVYSQIILSIQLPITIFLQIYLTSSHRVMGKYANKLRLKVILAVIGIIVSLLNIGLLIDALTS; encoded by the coding sequence TTGCGTTATCTTGGCCCCGGCATTTTGGTTACCGTCGGTTTTATCGACCCCGGCAACTGGGCCGCCAATATCGCGGCCGGCGCCGATTATGGCTATCTTTTACTCTGGATGGTTACCCTGTCCACGGTCATGCTCATCGTCCTGCAACATAATGTAGCTCACTTAGGCATTGCCACAGGCTACTGCTTATCCGAAGCCGCGACAATATTTTTACCGAAATGGCTGTCCCGTTTGGTTCTGCTTTCGGCGGTTGGCGCCGCTATTGCCACCGCCGTAGCGGAAATTCTGGGCGCGGCCATTGCACTCCGCATTCTGTTCGATCTGCCGCTGTTGGTCGGCACGGTAGCAGCAGCGCTTACCTCGGGCGTGCTGCTCTTAACCAGCTCCTATCAACGGCTGGAAAAATGGATTGTCGGCTTTGTCTCCCTCATTGGCTTTTCCTTTCTGCTGGAGCTCAGCCTGGCTAATATTGACTGGCTGCAGGCCGCCCGCGGCTGGGTCACTCCCGACATTCCGCCCGGCGCCATGCCAATTGTCATGAGTGTGTTAGGTGCTGTCGTCATGCCGCACAATCTATTTTTGCATTCGGAAATTATCCAAAGCCGCCAGTGGAACCTGGAAGACGAAGCAATGATTCAAAAACAACTGAAATACGAATTTTTCGATACCCTCTTTTCCATGCTGCTTGGCTGGGCGATCAACAGCGCCATGATCCTCGTAGCTGCCGCCACCTTCTATCAGGCAGGCCTGCATGTCGATACCCTGGAACAGGCCGAACAGATGCTGCGGCCGCTCTTAGGTAACACCGCCTCGGTTATATTTGCCCTGGCCCTCTTATTTGCCGGTTTTTCCTCCACCAGTACGGCCGGTATGGCGGCAGGCAGCATTTTCGCCGGCATCTTCCGGGAACCGTACAACATCAAAGACGTCCATACCCGCTGGGGCGTGGCCCTTACTTACTTTTTCGCCGTGCTGGTTATTTACTTTATCTCTGATCCGTTTATCGGTCTGGTATACTCGCAAATCATACTCAGCATCCAGTTGCCGATTACCATCTTTTTGCAAATCTATCTGACCTCTTCGCACCGCGTCATGGGCAAATATGCCAATAAGCTGCGTCTAAAAGTAATCCTTGCCGTAATCGGAATTATTGTCAGCCTGCTAAACATCGGACTTCTGATCGACGCGCTTACTTCCTAA